Proteins from a single region of Caloramator sp. E03:
- a CDS encoding protein arginine kinase — protein MGFFSSKSKDSGIVLTSRIRLARNIDGMPFPQLLSDVEAKKVIDSIYSSLKNSSIPEVKNFKLVNLSDIGKLQIFAMVERHVISKDLINNYQKAAVILDEEEKTSIMVNEEDHIRLQVMYPGLMLKEAYEYANKIDDAIEENITYAFDARYGYLTSCPTNVGTGIRASVMLHLPALTYTKNINNILNTVTQVGMTIRGLYGEGSNAMGNMYQVSNQVTLGLSEEEIINSLIAVTKKIIDQEERAREIIAEKRNIAFEDDVYRSLGILKYAKTIDTNECLNLISKVRLGVEMGIIKEVDIKKLNELITVVQPATLQLIDGRELEGRDRDVVRARIVRETLK, from the coding sequence ATGGGTTTTTTCTCTTCAAAATCAAAGGATTCAGGAATAGTGTTAACAAGTAGGATAAGACTTGCAAGAAATATAGATGGTATGCCTTTCCCACAGCTTCTTTCCGATGTAGAGGCAAAGAAGGTAATAGATAGTATATATTCTTCACTAAAAAATAGCAGCATTCCCGAAGTAAAAAATTTTAAGCTTGTTAATTTATCTGATATAGGAAAGCTTCAGATTTTTGCAATGGTAGAAAGACATGTAATAAGCAAAGATCTTATAAATAATTACCAAAAAGCTGCTGTTATTTTAGATGAAGAGGAGAAAACATCTATAATGGTTAATGAAGAGGATCATATAAGGCTTCAAGTTATGTATCCAGGTCTCATGCTAAAGGAAGCTTATGAATATGCAAATAAAATTGATGATGCTATAGAAGAGAATATAACTTATGCCTTTGATGCAAGGTATGGATACCTAACAAGCTGTCCAACAAATGTTGGCACCGGAATCAGAGCTTCTGTTATGCTTCATCTTCCAGCTTTAACTTACACTAAGAATATAAACAATATATTAAATACTGTTACTCAAGTTGGAATGACGATAAGAGGATTATATGGAGAAGGAAGCAATGCAATGGGTAATATGTATCAAGTATCAAATCAGGTAACTCTTGGACTTTCTGAGGAGGAAATTATAAATAGCCTTATTGCAGTAACTAAAAAGATAATAGATCAGGAAGAGAGGGCAAGGGAAATAATAGCTGAAAAGAGAAATATAGCCTTTGAAGATGATGTTTATAGATCCCTTGGAATTTTAAAATATGCAAAGACAATAGATACAAATGAATGCTTAAATCTTATCTCAAAGGTAAGATTAGGTGTTGAGATGGGAATAATTAAAGAAGTAGATATTAAAAAATTAAATGAACTTATAACAGTTGTTCAGCCTGCTACACTTCAACTTATAGATGGAAGAGAACTTGAAGGAAGAGATAGGGATGTTGTAAGGGCAAGAATAGTAAGGGAAACTTTAAAATAG
- a CDS encoding ATP-dependent Clp protease ATP-binding subunit, with protein MFGGFTERSQRAFYTAAEEAQRLGHNYIGTEHVLLGIAKEGGQASKILKEFGVTENKIKDLIIEIEGQGDIELRLQEIPLTPRTKRLIEISRNEARNLNQNFIAPEHLLLALTVENEGVAIAILQKLGVDLSKLRNEIINNIATESINKKSHGGRGMNTPNLDQFGRDLTSMAREGKLDPVIGRETETQRVIEILCRRTKNNPCLIGEPGVGKTAIAEGLAQKIVEGNVPEILKNKRVVTLDLSGMVAGSKYRGEFEERLKKVMDEIRNSKDIILFIDEVHTIIGAGAAEGAIDASNILKPALARGELQAIGATTIDEYRKYIEKDPALERRFQPVMVGEPTLEETLLILKGLRDKYEAHHKVKITDEALNAAVNLSDRYITDRYLPDKAIDLMDEASSKVRLKNLTAPPDIKKLEDELEKIKKEKEEAVNMQEFEKAAKLRDRELEIQAELNKVKENWKTQKNNDMPVLTAEDIANVVSSWTNIPVAKLTESESQRLLNLENILHKRVIGQDEAVKAVARAVRRARVGLKDPKRPIGSFIFLGPTGVGKTELSKALAEAMFGDENAIIRIDMSEYMEKHTVSRLIGSPPGYVGYEEGGQLTEKVRRNPYSVVLFDEIEKAHPDVFNILLQILEDGRLTDGKGKTVDFKNTIVILTSNVGAQTIKKQLTLGFAQSVREKEDSYERMKENVMEELKKTFRPEFLNRIDDIIVFHQLEEEHVQKIAKLMLDNVIKRLADLDVTIEYSDDVVKHLSKGGFDQMYGARPLRRAITKAVEDKLSEEMLKGTIKKGDKVFMTIENDDIIFKKQ; from the coding sequence ATGTTTGGAGGTTTTACTGAAAGAAGCCAAAGAGCCTTTTATACTGCTGCAGAGGAAGCACAAAGGCTTGGACATAATTATATTGGAACTGAACATGTACTTTTAGGTATTGCGAAAGAAGGCGGTCAAGCATCAAAGATATTAAAAGAATTCGGAGTTACGGAGAATAAGATAAAGGATCTTATAATTGAAATAGAAGGCCAAGGGGACATTGAGTTAAGACTACAAGAAATTCCATTAACTCCGAGGACAAAAAGGCTTATTGAGATATCAAGAAATGAAGCAAGAAACCTTAACCAGAACTTTATAGCACCAGAGCATCTACTCCTTGCTTTAACAGTTGAAAATGAAGGTGTTGCTATTGCAATTCTTCAAAAATTAGGAGTAGATCTTTCAAAGCTAAGAAATGAAATAATAAATAATATTGCTACAGAATCTATTAACAAAAAGTCCCATGGAGGAAGAGGAATGAATACTCCTAATCTTGACCAGTTTGGAAGAGATTTGACCAGTATGGCAAGAGAAGGCAAGCTCGATCCTGTCATAGGAAGAGAAACTGAAACTCAAAGGGTTATTGAAATTCTCTGCAGAAGAACAAAGAACAATCCTTGCCTTATTGGTGAGCCTGGAGTAGGTAAAACTGCTATAGCAGAAGGTCTAGCACAAAAAATAGTAGAGGGAAATGTACCAGAAATATTAAAAAATAAAAGGGTAGTTACCCTTGATTTATCTGGAATGGTTGCAGGTTCAAAATACAGGGGCGAATTTGAGGAAAGATTAAAGAAGGTAATGGATGAGATAAGAAACTCTAAAGATATAATACTGTTTATAGATGAGGTTCATACTATTATAGGTGCAGGTGCTGCAGAAGGAGCAATAGATGCTTCAAATATATTAAAACCAGCATTGGCAAGGGGAGAACTTCAGGCCATAGGAGCAACTACAATTGATGAATACAGAAAATATATTGAAAAAGATCCAGCACTTGAAAGAAGATTTCAGCCTGTAATGGTTGGAGAACCTACCCTTGAAGAAACTCTATTAATATTAAAGGGGCTTAGGGATAAATATGAAGCTCACCATAAGGTAAAAATAACTGATGAGGCGCTAAATGCAGCTGTTAACCTTTCAGATAGATATATAACCGATAGATATCTTCCGGATAAGGCAATAGATTTAATGGATGAGGCATCATCAAAAGTAAGGCTTAAAAATTTAACAGCACCTCCAGATATTAAAAAGCTTGAGGATGAACTGGAGAAGATAAAGAAAGAAAAAGAAGAAGCTGTAAATATGCAGGAGTTCGAAAAAGCAGCAAAACTTAGGGATAGGGAACTTGAAATACAAGCTGAATTAAATAAGGTTAAGGAAAATTGGAAAACTCAAAAGAACAATGATATGCCTGTTTTAACTGCTGAAGATATTGCAAATGTTGTATCAAGTTGGACTAATATACCTGTAGCAAAACTTACAGAGAGTGAATCACAGAGGCTCTTAAACCTTGAAAATATACTTCATAAGAGGGTTATAGGTCAGGATGAAGCTGTAAAAGCTGTTGCAAGAGCTGTAAGACGTGCAAGGGTTGGACTTAAAGATCCCAAAAGGCCAATAGGATCCTTTATATTCCTTGGCCCTACAGGAGTTGGTAAAACTGAGCTTTCTAAGGCTCTTGCTGAGGCTATGTTTGGAGATGAAAATGCTATAATAAGAATTGATATGTCAGAATATATGGAAAAGCATACAGTTTCAAGGCTTATAGGATCTCCTCCAGGATATGTTGGATATGAGGAGGGAGGACAGCTTACTGAGAAGGTAAGAAGGAATCCTTATTCAGTTGTATTGTTTGATGAAATAGAGAAAGCTCATCCAGATGTATTTAACATTCTCCTTCAGATTCTTGAGGATGGAAGGCTTACTGATGGTAAAGGCAAAACTGTAGATTTTAAGAATACTATTGTAATTTTGACTTCTAACGTAGGTGCCCAAACTATTAAAAAACAGCTTACATTAGGATTTGCACAAAGCGTAAGGGAGAAGGAAGACTCTTATGAGAGGATGAAGGAAAATGTAATGGAAGAGCTTAAAAAGACATTTAGACCTGAATTTTTAAATAGAATAGATGATATAATAGTATTCCATCAATTGGAAGAGGAACATGTACAAAAAATAGCTAAACTTATGCTTGATAATGTTATAAAAAGGCTTGCTGATTTAGATGTTACTATTGAATATAGTGATGACGTAGTAAAACATCTCTCAAAGGGAGGATTTGACCAAATGTATGGTGCAAGACCTTTGAGAAGAGCAATAACTAAGGCAGTTGAGGATAAACTTTCAGAGGAGATGTTAAAGGGAACTATTAAAAAAGGAGATAAAGTTTTCATGACAATTGAAAATGACGATATTATATTCAAAAAACAGTAA
- the radA gene encoding DNA repair protein RadA gives MGKIKTNFVCQECGYESLKWMGKCPGCGSWNTMVEELQQKDVTSPIVTISKPLTINEIEIVEEERYTTYLEELDRVLGGGIVKGSLILVGGDPGIGKSTLLLQVASNISSKGKIVLYVSGEESARQIKLRAKRIDIKEDRLYILSETNLASIEKYIIEIKPHVVIIDSIQTIYRAELQSAPGSVSQVREATSVLMRIAKTLNISIFIVGHVTKEGSIAGPRVLEHMVDTVLYFEGNRYHTYRILRAVKNRFGSTNEIGVFEMREKGLVEIKNPSELLLSGRPSNVSGSCVVCSMEGTRPVLVEIQALTCATSFGMPRRMATGVDYNRVILLMAVLEKRVGMQVQTFDAYVNVAGGLKLDEPACDLGIICSIASSFRNIPIDTKTIVIGEVGLTGEIRGVSLIEKRILEAKKLGFSRCVIPKENVRGIDIPNGISIIPASNIYEALEALLGG, from the coding sequence ATGGGTAAAATAAAAACAAACTTTGTATGCCAAGAATGTGGCTATGAGTCTTTGAAATGGATGGGAAAGTGTCCGGGATGTGGGAGCTGGAATACGATGGTTGAGGAATTACAACAAAAGGATGTAACAAGTCCAATAGTAACTATCTCAAAACCTTTAACTATAAATGAAATAGAGATTGTTGAAGAGGAAAGATACACAACATACCTTGAAGAACTTGATAGGGTTCTTGGAGGCGGAATTGTAAAGGGTTCCCTTATATTAGTTGGAGGAGATCCTGGGATTGGAAAATCAACTTTGCTTTTACAGGTTGCATCTAATATATCATCAAAAGGAAAGATTGTGCTTTACGTTTCAGGAGAAGAATCGGCAAGGCAAATAAAGTTAAGGGCAAAAAGGATAGATATTAAAGAAGATAGGCTTTATATTCTTTCTGAAACAAATCTTGCTTCCATTGAAAAGTATATAATTGAGATTAAGCCTCATGTAGTTATTATAGATTCGATACAGACTATATATAGGGCTGAACTACAATCGGCTCCAGGCAGTGTAAGCCAAGTCAGGGAAGCAACTTCAGTTCTTATGAGGATAGCAAAGACTTTAAATATATCTATCTTTATAGTAGGGCATGTTACAAAAGAAGGATCTATTGCAGGGCCAAGGGTGCTTGAGCATATGGTTGATACAGTTTTGTATTTTGAAGGCAATAGATATCATACCTATAGAATTTTAAGAGCAGTTAAGAATAGATTTGGTTCTACTAATGAGATAGGAGTTTTTGAAATGAGGGAGAAGGGACTTGTGGAAATAAAAAATCCTTCAGAGCTCTTGCTATCGGGAAGGCCAAGTAATGTCTCAGGGTCTTGTGTTGTGTGCAGTATGGAAGGAACAAGGCCTGTGCTTGTTGAAATTCAGGCATTAACCTGTGCAACGAGTTTTGGAATGCCAAGGCGCATGGCAACAGGAGTTGATTATAATAGGGTAATACTTTTAATGGCAGTTCTTGAAAAAAGAGTTGGGATGCAAGTTCAAACCTTTGATGCTTATGTAAATGTAGCAGGAGGGTTAAAACTTGACGAACCGGCTTGTGATCTTGGGATAATTTGTTCAATAGCATCAAGCTTTAGAAATATTCCAATTGATACGAAAACTATAGTAATAGGAGAGGTAGGATTAACTGGAGAGATAAGAGGGGTAAGCCTGATTGAAAAAAGGATATTAGAAGCAAAAAAGCTTGGATTTTCAAGGTGTGTAATCCCTAAGGAAAACGTTAGGGGTATTGATATACCTAATGGAATTAGTATAATACCAGCTAGCAATATATATGAAGCTTTAGAGGCTTTATTAGGGGGATAA
- the disA gene encoding DNA integrity scanning diadenylate cyclase DisA produces MLDSREIELINVLKIVAPGTPLREGLENVLKAKTGALIMVGDQKEVMGIIDGGFFINSEYSPSYLYELAKMDGAIVLSSDLKKILYANTQLIPDSSIETFETGTRHRTADRVAKQTGNLVIAISQRRNIITIYKGNLKYILKDTNIILTKANQAIQTLERYKTVLDEAMTNLSVLEFDDLVTVYDVVLTVQRNEMVMRIVNEIQKYIYELGNEGRLISMQLDDLVDEVENDGIMLIKDYSYQKDYNDILKGIRNLSSDELLELSSVCKIFGYNADLMLDTMISPKGYRLISKIPKVPSVVIENLVKTFGQLKNVMKASIEELDNVEGIGEARARAIKEGLRKLQEKVLLNRHI; encoded by the coding sequence ATGTTGGATAGTCGTGAAATTGAACTTATTAATGTACTAAAAATTGTTGCACCAGGTACTCCGCTTAGAGAAGGTCTTGAAAATGTTTTAAAAGCAAAGACTGGTGCACTTATAATGGTTGGTGACCAAAAAGAAGTTATGGGTATTATCGATGGAGGATTTTTTATTAACAGTGAATATAGCCCTTCTTATTTATATGAACTTGCAAAGATGGATGGGGCTATAGTTTTAAGCAGTGACCTTAAAAAAATACTCTATGCTAATACTCAGTTAATACCAGATTCTTCAATTGAAACCTTTGAAACAGGAACAAGGCATAGGACAGCTGATAGAGTAGCAAAACAGACTGGGAATCTTGTTATTGCAATATCACAAAGAAGGAATATTATAACGATTTACAAGGGTAATCTCAAATATATTTTAAAAGATACAAACATAATACTTACCAAAGCAAATCAAGCAATTCAAACCCTTGAAAGATATAAAACTGTCCTTGATGAAGCCATGACCAATCTTTCTGTTCTTGAATTTGATGATTTAGTTACAGTTTATGATGTTGTGCTGACAGTTCAAAGAAATGAAATGGTTATGAGAATAGTGAATGAAATACAAAAGTATATATATGAATTAGGAAATGAAGGAAGGCTTATCTCTATGCAGCTTGACGACCTTGTTGATGAGGTTGAAAATGATGGAATTATGCTTATTAAAGATTATAGCTATCAGAAAGATTATAATGATATTTTAAAGGGAATAAGAAATCTTTCCTCTGATGAGCTTTTGGAATTATCATCTGTTTGTAAGATTTTTGGATATAATGCTGATCTTATGCTTGATACTATGATTTCACCAAAGGGTTACAGGTTAATTAGTAAAATTCCTAAGGTTCCTTCAGTAGTTATAGAAAACCTTGTAAAAACCTTTGGACAGCTAAAAAATGTTATGAAGGCTTCAATTGAAGAACTTGATAATGTAGAAGGTATTGGAGAAGCAAGAGCACGAGCAATAAAGGAAGGCTTAAGAAAGCTTCAAGAAAAGGTTTTGTTAAATAGGCATATATAA
- a CDS encoding DUF1573 domain-containing protein — protein MKDVLVDDFQNSVSESLIRHKSIIDIMTKLSESNSRINRAVAKSVTNCGCISVSAHKQRIPDDASLEDIANHLSYQIEGTLCNNCREVLEEEIGNNLYYLSALCNALGINLFDIIIKENDKVQTLGKFSML, from the coding sequence ATGAAAGATGTTTTGGTAGATGATTTTCAGAATTCAGTATCAGAATCTTTAATTAGACACAAAAGTATAATAGATATAATGACTAAACTTTCAGAGTCCAATTCAAGAATAAACCGTGCCGTTGCAAAATCAGTAACTAATTGTGGTTGTATCAGTGTATCTGCTCATAAACAAAGGATACCTGATGATGCTTCCCTTGAAGATATTGCAAACCACTTAAGTTATCAAATAGAAGGTACATTATGCAACAATTGCAGAGAGGTACTTGAAGAAGAAATAGGTAATAATCTTTATTATCTTTCAGCTTTATGCAACGCACTTGGAATAAATCTATTTGATATAATAATAAAAGAAAACGATAAAGTTCAAACCTTGGGTAAATTTTCTATGTTATAA